From a single Arachis hypogaea cultivar Tifrunner chromosome 3, arahy.Tifrunner.gnm2.J5K5, whole genome shotgun sequence genomic region:
- the LOC112769297 gene encoding zinc transporter ZTP29 gives MDSQLMVGLALSCIGGLSTSIGGLSVIINKTPSLKLLGLLQGFAAGLMLSISFFDLAHNAINSLGYLKGNLWFFAGVIFFAVVTKFIREPTAVPIPDDKKTKNVGDRRNRDIMKRQRRQVLFSGIITAIGISLHNFPEGMAVFLGSMKGLRVGLNLALAIALHNIPEGIAVALPVYFATESKWQALKLASFCGFAEPLGVIIIACLFPRSLNPEILEGLLGAVGGVMAFLTLHEMLPLAFDYAGQKQSVKAVFCGMAFMCASLFLLRLSLPENMV, from the exons ATGGATTCTCAGCTCATGGTTGGTCTTGCTCTCTCATGCATTGGTGGCTTGAGTACTTCCATAG GTGGACTCTCTGTAATAATCAACAAAACTCCAAGTTTAAAGTTGCTTGGACTGTTGCAG GGTTTTGCTGCTGGTTTGATGCTGAGCATTTCATTCTTTGACCTTGCTCATAATGCTATTAACTCACTTGGATATCTCAAAGGAAACCTTTGG TTTTTTGCTGGTGTCATATTCTTTGCTGTTGTAACCAAATTTATCCGAGAACCAACAGCAGTTCCCATTCCAGACGATAAAAAGACAAAG AATGTTGGAGATCGTAGAAACAGGGACATTATGAAAAGGCAGCGCCGTCAAGTTTTGTTCAGCGGAATTATCACTGCCATTGGTATTAGCTTACATAATTTTCCTGAAGGAATGGCAGTGTTCCTTGGTTCCATGAAG GGCCTTCGGGTTGGTCTTAACCTTGCATTAGCCATTGCTCTGCACAATATTCCAGAg GGTATTGCTGTTGCACTTCCTGTTTATTTTGCAACAGAGAG TAAATGGCAGGCATTGAAATTGGCATCATTTTGTGGGTTTGCTGAGCCTTTAGGAGTCATAATTATAG CATGTCTGTTCCCTAGAAGCTTAAATCCCGAGATTCTTGAAGGTTTGCTTGGAGCAG TTGGTGGAGTAATGGCATTTCTAACACTTCATGAAATGCTGCCACTGGCTTTTGATTATGCTGGACAGAAGCAGTCTGTTAAGGCCGTCTTTTGTGGCATGGCATTCATGTGTGCAAG CTTGTTTCTTCTACGACTGAGTTTACCAGAGAACATGGTTTAA
- the LOC112769089 gene encoding uncharacterized protein — MDTVSSYGKWILERIQEIRRNVKTGQDVLISRIAFLSWEIWKTRNEAVFQKTGINPASTIHRAKMAEIHFIEATQDRQIENKKLVKRKSKTLTWRPPPEPWVKANVDASFKATTGTGATAVTIRDSTGNLVIGESTKIMAGSSLAAEALAIRQAIILSKNMEMKKVLIESDNIMLVQTLKSKSRIGEIDPILLDIFELTRGETEFDFTWTPREGNRLAHKVATLEAMGTLERSWIIRPPSEIIVQMRKDAPCKLEQHNCKEGASMNRSAAMAGEEKRQQSAKSE; from the coding sequence ATGGATACAGTTTCATCATATGGAAAGTGGATTCTCGAACGTATACAGGAAATCAGACGAAACGTAAAAACAGGGCAGGATGTTTTGATCAGCAGGATAGCCTTTCTTAGTTGGGAAATATGGAAGACTAGAAATGAAGCAGTGTTTCAAAAAACAGGAATCAATCCAGCCAGCACAATTCACAGAGCAAAAATGGCAGAGATACATTTCATAGAAGCAACACAGGATAGGCAGATAGAGAATAAAAAActagtaaaaagaaaaagtaaaacccTTACCTGGAGACCTCCCCCAGAGCCTTGGGTAAAGGCTAATGTTGATGCATCCTTTAAAGCAACAACAGGGACAGGAGCCACTGCAGTGACAATCAGAGACAGTACAGGAAATCTTGTAATTGGGGAATCAACAAAAATTATGGCGGGTTCTAGTCTAGCAGCGGAAGCTTTAGCAATCAGACAGGCCATTATTCTATCAAAAAATATGGAGATGAAGAAGGTGTTAATAGAATCAGATAATATAATGCTAGTGCAAACGTTAAAATCAAAAAGCAGAATAGGTGAAATTGATCCTATTTTACTGGATATTTTTGAACTCACAAGAGGGGAAACCGAATTTGACTTCACATGGACTCCAAGAGAAGGAAATCGGTTGGCTCACAAGGTTGCAACATTGGAGGCTATGGGGACGCTGGAGAGATCATGGATCATCAGACCACCCTCAGAAATAATTGTACAGATGCGCAAAGATGCACCCTGCAAGTTGGAACAACATAACTGTAAGGAAGGAGCATCGATGAACAGAAGTGCAGCAATGGCAGGAGAAGAGAAAAGACAGCAAAGCGCGAAATCGGAATAA
- the LOC112788842 gene encoding cytochrome c-type biogenesis protein CcmE homolog, mitochondrial-like, with protein sequence MATGLALRFRSRLLHTTSLLHSPLLHTRHPTAANLSPSLAAASFIRAIDSPSALPFAFSIHRRLLSTAARRSASRPKKTVDIGARARQMQTRRLWTYALTFGCLAGFIVIVLNNFQDQLVFYVTPSEALEKYAQNPTKTKFRLGGLVLEGSVVQPASSAEMEFVVSDLITDILVRYQGSLPDLFREGHSVVVEGFVKPFTDEIRKQVSAKSVSGKARSGDCYFSATEVLAKHDEKYMPKEVAAAIEKNKKIIEEAAVKEAESAAEAAVAAKSS encoded by the coding sequence ATGGCCACCGGACTCGCCCTCAGATTCAGATCCCGCCTCCTCCATACCACCTCACTCCTCCACTCCCCCCTTCTCCACACGCGCCACCCTACCGCCGCCAATCTCTCGCCGTCTCTCGCAGCTGCCTCCTTCATCCGTGCCATCGACTCACCTTCCGCCCTCCCCTTCGCTTTCTCTATCCACCGGCGTCTCCTCTCCACGGCGGCTCGTCGCTCGGCATCTCGACCAAAGAAAACGGTTGACATCGGCGCGCGAGCCAGGCAGATGCAGACACGGCGCCTGTGGACCTACGCCCTAACGTTCGGATGCTTGGCGGGGTTCATCGTGATCGTTCTGAACAACTTCCAGGACCAGTTAGTGTTCTACGTTACTCCATCGGAAGCTCTCGAAAAGTACGCTCAGAACCCTACGAAGACGAAGTTCCGATTGGGAGGTTTGGTCCTGGAAGGCAGCGTCGTGCAGCCTGCATCTTCTGCAGAGATGGAATTCGTGGTCTCCGATCTGATCACCGATATTCTTGTCCGGTACCAGGGTTCGCTTCCCGATCTCTTCAGGGAAGGTCACTCTGTGGTGGTGGAAGGGTTCGTGAAGCCGTTCACCGATGAGATCAGGAAGCAGGTGTCCGCCAAGAGCGTTTCCGGAAAGGCAAGGAGCGGAGACTGCTATTTTTCCGCCACGGAGGTTTTAGCAAAGCACGACGAGAAGTATATGCCTAAGGAGGTTGCGGCGGCTATtgagaagaacaagaagatcatTGAGGAGGCTGCAGTGAAAGAAGCGGAATCGGCGGCAGAGGCTGCAGTGGCAGCAAAGAGCTCTTAG
- the LOC112788843 gene encoding zinc finger A20 and AN1 domain-containing stress-associated protein 8, translating into MDHDKIGCQAPPEGPTLCINNCGFFGSAATMNMCSKCHKDMMLKQEQAKLAASSIGNIINGSSSSSGNDLLVATTNVDIPVNSVEPKTISGQPLFGSGSEETGEAKPKDGPKRCSSCNKRVGLTGFNCRCGNLFCTVHRYSDKHNCPFDYRTAGQDAIAKANPIVKAEKLDKI; encoded by the coding sequence ATGGACCATGACAAAATTGGTTGCCAGGCTCCCCCTGAAGGTCCTACATTGTGCATCAACAACTGTGGTTTTTTTGGTAGTGCAGCTACCATGAACATGTGTTCGAAGTGCCACAAGGACATGATGCTGAAACAGGAGCAGGCCAAGCTTGCAGCATCGTCCATTGGGAATATTATTAATGGGTCATCAAGCAGCAGCGGAAATGATCTTCTTGTTGCTACCACCAATGTGGATATCCCAGTCAATTCAGTAGAGCCTAAAACTATCTCAGGGCAACCTCTATTTGGTTCAGGTTCTGAGGAGACTGGTGAGGCAAAGCCAAAGGACGGTCCTAAACGTTGCAGTAGCTGCAACAAGCGGGTTGGTTTGACAGGGTTCAATTGTCGGTGCGGTAACCTTTTCTGCACTGTACATCGTTACTCAGACAAACATAACTGTCCATTTGATTACCGCACTGCTGGACAGGATGCCATAGCTAAAGCAAACCCAATTGTCAAGGCTGAGAAGCTTGACAAGATTTAA
- the LOC112788844 gene encoding AP2-like ethylene-responsive transcription factor PLT1: MNSSSNNNNWLSFPLSPTHHQATTQYHQFPLGFVNDTIENPFHNHDWNNVINGGESSNKNDQVPKVADFLGVRKAEEDSSSSDLVALTTHLFTGNSVLPLQQNNNYEVEEQQFQTNNNLQALTLSMGSGSNNNNNNNKDSSTTSCDNNSIIEAPPSNRRTLDTFGQRTSIYRGVTRHRWTGRYEAHLWDNSCRREGQSRKGRQVYLGGYDKEDKAARAYDLAALKYWGTSTTTNFPISNYEKELDDMKHMTRQEFVAAIRRKSSGFSRGASMYRGVTRHHQHGRWQARIGRVAGNKDLYLGTFSTEEEAAEAYDIAAIKFRGLNAVTNFDMSRYDVKAILESNALPIGGGAAKRLKEAQALESSRKREQLLALGAGASSSSSTRFPFMQQHHQFNQELQIQPLLNLQNHEVSHYQFMQQDLSSSSSSPSPSPSSLLHHSYLQTQIQLHQQNAQFYNSYLHGMINIGSSPSSFSLMDNNNNNNNNMLGLASNNSSSEELALVKVDYDMNPGGYGGWPGTTETASESMQEQSGGVFTMWND, encoded by the exons atgaacTCATCATCAAACAATAATAACTGGCTTTCGTTCCCTCTTTCACCAACTCATCATCAAGCCACTACTCAATATCATCAATTCCCTCTTGGCTTTGTCAACGACACCATCGAAAACCCTTTCCACAAtcatg ATTGGAATAATGTGATAAATGGTGGTGAGAGCAGCAATAAGAATGATCAAGTTCCAAAGGTAGCGGATTTCCTTGGTGTGAGGAAGGCAGAGGAAGATTCATCATCATCAGATCTTGTTGCCCTCACTACACACCTCTTCACCGGTAACAGTGTCTTGCCGTTGCAGCAAAACAACAACTATGAGGTGGAGGAGCAGCAGTTTCAAACAAATAATAATCTGCAAGCACTCACATTGTCCATGGGAAgtggtagtaataataataataataataataaggattcATCAACAACCAGCTGTGACAATAACAGCATTATTGAAGCCCCACCTTCTAATAGAAGAACTCTAGATACCTTTGGCCAGAGAACTTCAATATACCGTGGCGTAACAAG acatAGATGGACTGGAAGATATGAAGCTCATCTTTGGGATAATAGCTGCAGAAGGGAAGGACAATCAAGAAAAGGTCGCCAAG TGTATTTAG GTGGATATGATAAAGAAGATAAAGCAGCTAGGGCTTATGATTTGGCTGCATTGAAGTATTGGGGGACATCCACTACTACCAACTTTCCT ATCAGCAACTATGAGAAGGAATTGGATGATATGAAACACATGACAAGGCAAGAATTTGTAGCCGCCATAAGAAG GAAAAGTAGTGGTTTCTCGAGAGGTGCATCAATGTATCGTGGAGTCACAAG gcATCACCAACATGGGAGATGGCAAGCAAGAATTGGAAGGGTAGCCGGAAACAAAGATCTTTACTTAGGAACATTTA GTACGGAAGAAGAGGCTGCAGAAGCTTATGACATAGCAGCCATAAAGTTCAGAGGCCTTAACGCCGTTACGAACTTCGACATGAGCCGTTACGACGTCAAAGCCATTCTTGAAAGCAACGCTCTCCCAATTGGAGGTGGTGCTGCTAAGAGATTGAAAGAAGCACAAGCTTTGGAATCTTCTAGAAAACGAGAACAGTTGCTTGCACTCGGAGCtggtgcctcttcttcttcttctactaggTTCCCTTTCATGCAGCAGCACCACCAGTTCAATCAAGAGCTTCAGATTCAACCATTGTTAAACCTACAGAACCACGAGGTTTCTCATTATCAATTCATGCAGCAggatctttcttcttcttcttcttctccttctccttctccttcatcGTTGCTTCATCACAGTTATCTGCAAACGCAGATTCAGTTACACCAACAGAATGCTCAGTTTTACAACAGTTACCTTCATGGAATGATCAACATtggttcttctccttcttctttttcgctcatggataacaataataataataataataacatgctTGGTTTGGCTTCCAATAATTCTTCTTCCGAGGAACTTGCGTTGGTTAAGGTTGATTATGATATGAATCCTGGCGGTTATGGCGGTTGGCCAGGAACCACGGAGACAGCGTCGGAGTCTATGCAGGAACAAAGTGGCGGTGTTTTTACAATGTGGAATGATTAG